Proteins encoded within one genomic window of Ranitomeya variabilis isolate aRanVar5 chromosome 4, aRanVar5.hap1, whole genome shotgun sequence:
- the LOC143764465 gene encoding uncharacterized protein LOC143764465 gives MERINKLWTRTILYKAPWLIQFGQQWFFPQLQSETFFRQGTSSEGQLTTTRRRPTRRSYRKSNRSHGDEVADLLSKYYKKNMYLVFFSSIRLLWPYGNSALSPLLYLFGTSEVLIKTRWGRNVTRIE, from the exons ATGGAACGAATCAACAAATTATGGACGAGGACAATTCTCTACAAGGCGCCCTGGCTCATTCAGTTCGGACAGCAGTGGTTCTTCCCACAATTACAATCAGAGACATTTTTTAGGCAAGGGACCTCCTCCGAGGGGCAACTCACGACAACAAGGAGGAGACCGACCAGGAGATCGTACCGTAAATCCAACAGATCGCATGGTGACGAGGTCGCAG ACCTCTTGAGCAAATATTATAAGAAAAATATGTATTTGGTTTTCTTTTCCTCTATTCGGCTGCTCTGG ccctatgggaactcggctctttctcctctcctctacctctttggcacaag tgaggttttgataaagacccgctggggtcgaaacgttacccgaattgaatag